Proteins encoded together in one Triticum dicoccoides isolate Atlit2015 ecotype Zavitan chromosome 7B, WEW_v2.0, whole genome shotgun sequence window:
- the LOC119342103 gene encoding receptor-like serine/threonine-protein kinase SD1-8: MALDCRNGISGFVPMKRGKVPDTTAIVVDFGAILADCAQRCPRDCSCTAYASAKLSGTPRTSTLEDLRVFPNFSQEPRTSMCAFRCRSRRVTADARQDPTTQRAKGCAMDSLSGLSVWVHKDILMDNSYDGIAVYEVPYTSIPTHLVAEGLQLPP; this comes from the exons ATGGCGCTCGACTGCCGCAACGGCATCAGCGGCTTCGTGCCAATGAAGCGCGGCAAGGTCCCCGACACGACGGCTATCGTGGTGGACTTCGGTGCCATCCTCGCGGACTGTGCGCAGAGATGCCCACGGGACTGCTCGTGCACGGCGTatgccagcgccaagctcagcggaACGCCAAGGACCAGCACGCTCGAGGACCTCCGTGTGTTCCCCAACTTCAGCCAGGAGCCCAGGACCTCTATGTGCGCCTTCCGCTGCCGATCTCG GAGGGTCACGGCCGATGCTCGTCAGGATCCAACCACACAACGAGCCAAAGGATGCGCCATGGATTCACTGTCCGGTTTGTCAGTCTGGGTTCATAAG GACATATTGATGGACAATTCTTATGATGGTATAGCTGTATATGAAGTTCCATATACATCGATCCCCACTCATCTG GTAGCCGAAGGCCTGCAGCTCCCACCGTGA